From Nitrososphaerales archaeon:
GCATTGAGTTCGAACCCCCGTCCGTGAACGAGGTGTTGGTCTACCTCAGGAGGGTGGCAGAGGAAGAGGGCTTGGCGGTGGAGGACGGTAGGCTCTTCGCCATCGCCGAGTCGGCCAAGGGAGACATCAGGTACGCGCTGAACGCGCTGCAGAGCGGGCTTGCAGGGGGAAAGGATGAGGAGCTGACTGCCGCCAAGGCGCTGGACGCATTCTTCGAGGCTGCCGGCCGTAGGAAGGCGCTGGAGGCCCTGAGGGCTTATCCTGCCCAGCCGAGGGACAAGCTCAGGGACATCCTGGCAAGCGTGTCAAGGGCAAAGTTGCCTGAAGAAAAGAGGGCCCGTGCACTGGAGGTCCTTTCGAGGGCCGACGTGCTGATGGGCAGGATCATACGCGGTGGGAACTGGAGGCTCCTGAGGTATCTCGACGCCCTGCTCGCCTCCGACCTCAAGGTGGCGCTAAGCGGGGAGGTCGTCCGCTTCACGACGGACGGGGTCCCGTGGATGCTGCAACTGAGGATCTGGAACGACTCCAAGAAGATCAAGGAGATGGGCGACCTCGCGGGGCGCAGGCTTGGAATCAGCCGTAAGGGCTGGGCTGT
This genomic window contains:
- a CDS encoding AAA family ATPase — encoded protein: MLTERRRPKRLEDMVGNEDARTKLAAWLTKWKAGSKAALLVGPPGTGKTTLVHLLSEKHGLNLVELNASDSRTKQKLSRKLGEILTSTNLFGERTLIFLDEVDGLAGRADYGAVEFIRGSVRASENPIVMAANNPDADEVKKLASVATRIEFEPPSVNEVLVYLRRVAEEEGLAVEDGRLFAIAESAKGDIRYALNALQSGLAGGKDEELTAAKALDAFFEAAGRRKALEALRAYPAQPRDKLRDILASVSRAKLPEEKRARALEVLSRADVLMGRIIRGGNWRLLRYLDALLASDLKVALSGEVVRFTTDGVPWMLQLRIWNDSKKIKEMGDLAGRRLGISRKGWAVEDFPYIARLCADKGFREELVRSLNLDEPFESFLAKESVRKVGTERSSRR